A part of Myxococcus landrumus genomic DNA contains:
- the nadC gene encoding carboxylating nicotinate-nucleotide diphosphorylase — MQQDYLDRLIDLALDEDLGAAGDVTSQALIPPDAEGSAELVAKEQLVLAGLDAFIRVFHKVDPDVEVELLRQDGQEVKPKVVAARCHGRLRSLLAAERTALNLVQRAAGIATLAQQAMTSVRGSKMQVLDTRKTPPGMRVLAKDAVRMGGATNHRFGLFDGVLIKDNHIAAVGGSISEALRRAKANGPRLCKIEIEVTNLKQLAEALECGADVVMLDNMDDAQIREAVKLAAGRVPLEVSGGVTLDRLPRLAKMGVDFVSMGALTHSARAMDLSLEITGKKARRPRASPSQG; from the coding sequence GTGCAGCAGGATTACCTTGATCGACTCATCGACCTCGCCCTCGACGAAGACCTGGGGGCGGCGGGAGATGTCACCTCGCAGGCCCTCATTCCGCCTGACGCGGAGGGCAGCGCGGAGTTGGTCGCCAAGGAGCAGTTGGTCCTCGCGGGGCTCGACGCCTTCATCCGGGTCTTCCACAAGGTCGACCCGGATGTCGAAGTGGAGCTGCTTCGCCAGGACGGCCAGGAGGTCAAGCCGAAGGTCGTGGCCGCCCGGTGTCATGGGCGGCTGCGCTCCCTGCTCGCGGCTGAGCGCACCGCGCTCAACCTCGTTCAGCGCGCCGCCGGCATCGCCACGCTGGCTCAGCAGGCGATGACGTCGGTGCGCGGTTCGAAGATGCAGGTCCTCGACACGCGCAAGACGCCCCCGGGCATGCGCGTGCTCGCCAAGGACGCGGTCCGCATGGGCGGTGCCACCAATCACCGCTTCGGCCTCTTCGATGGTGTCCTCATCAAGGACAACCACATCGCGGCCGTCGGAGGCTCCATCAGCGAGGCGCTTCGTCGCGCCAAGGCGAATGGGCCTCGCCTCTGCAAGATCGAGATCGAGGTCACCAACCTCAAGCAGCTCGCCGAGGCGCTCGAGTGTGGCGCCGACGTGGTGATGCTCGACAACATGGACGACGCGCAGATTCGCGAGGCCGTGAAGCTGGCGGCGGGGCGCGTTCCGCTCGAGGTCTCCGGTGGCGTCACGCTGGACCGGTTGCCCCGGCTCGCGAAGATGGGCGTGGACTTCGTGTCCATGGGCGCGCTGACGCACTCGGCGAGGGCCATGGACCTGTCGCTCGAAATCACTGGGAAGAAGGCGCGCCGTCCGCGCGCCTCGCCTTCGCAGGGTTAG
- a CDS encoding helix-turn-helix transcriptional regulator, translated as MRLVDFLRGREATTIAEISAALEVSVRTVHRDIATLREQGLPIASDTGPGGGVRLERDRGVTAVHLAIEEVVALWLAASLSSTGSSLPWGSAARSGLDKLFASVPRERARNMRELCQRVVVGRPASPRVLSELGAPPAELLAIFEQAFREQVCLAFDYEDRNGKRTRRCVEPHGLLVESPVWYILARDVEKEAARMFRMDRVHRPRLVPERRFTPDMEGLKAQALAQRSEGPR; from the coding sequence ATGCGCCTGGTGGACTTCCTGCGGGGGCGCGAGGCCACCACCATCGCGGAGATCTCCGCTGCGTTGGAGGTGAGCGTCCGCACGGTGCATCGCGACATCGCCACGCTGCGCGAGCAGGGCCTGCCCATCGCCAGTGATACGGGCCCCGGCGGGGGTGTGCGCCTGGAGCGGGACAGAGGCGTCACCGCCGTCCACCTGGCCATCGAGGAGGTCGTCGCGCTGTGGCTGGCCGCGAGCCTGTCCTCGACGGGGAGCTCGCTGCCCTGGGGAAGCGCGGCGCGCTCGGGGTTGGACAAGCTCTTCGCCAGCGTGCCGAGAGAGCGCGCACGGAACATGCGCGAGCTCTGCCAACGCGTCGTGGTGGGCCGCCCCGCGAGTCCTCGGGTGCTGTCGGAGCTGGGCGCGCCTCCCGCGGAGCTGCTCGCCATCTTCGAGCAGGCGTTCCGCGAGCAGGTGTGCCTCGCCTTCGACTACGAGGACCGGAACGGCAAGCGCACCCGCCGCTGCGTGGAGCCACACGGGCTGCTGGTGGAATCCCCGGTCTGGTACATCCTGGCGCGCGACGTGGAGAAGGAAGCAGCGCGCATGTTCCGGATGGACCGCGTCCACCGGCCCCGGCTCGTGCCCGAGCGGCGCTTCACTCCCGACATGGAGGGGCTCAAGGCACAGGCCCTCGCGCAGAGAAGCGAGGGCCCGAGGTGA
- a CDS encoding alpha/beta fold hydrolase has translation MKGPAGELFVDDGGVGGLPVVFIHSSAGSTKHWAAQLAHVRKTRRAIALDLRGHGQSAVPTSDESSVEDFASDVAAVVDGLGLERFVLVGHSLGGAVSVAYAAAHPSRVAGLLLLDPASDGRQIPAEQAQGLMAVLASEAWLQVVEEFWGPMLAPSKPEVREQVLGGLRATAQSAVRSGLGSLLTFDPVAALRSYPGPKLSLVTDYNQGPDAYQNLTSELPSQKVEPVTGHWVQLDAPEWVNGALDRFLASVR, from the coding sequence ATGAAGGGCCCTGCTGGAGAGCTGTTCGTGGATGACGGTGGCGTGGGTGGTCTTCCGGTGGTGTTCATTCATTCGAGCGCCGGGAGCACGAAGCACTGGGCGGCGCAGCTCGCGCACGTGCGCAAGACGCGTCGGGCCATCGCGCTGGACCTGCGGGGCCACGGCCAGTCGGCTGTCCCCACATCGGATGAGTCCTCCGTCGAGGACTTCGCGAGCGACGTGGCGGCCGTGGTGGATGGGCTGGGCCTGGAGCGCTTCGTGCTCGTGGGGCACAGCCTGGGCGGCGCCGTCAGCGTGGCCTACGCGGCGGCGCATCCGTCGCGCGTGGCGGGACTGCTGCTGCTCGACCCCGCGTCGGACGGGCGTCAGATTCCGGCGGAGCAGGCGCAGGGGCTGATGGCGGTGCTGGCCTCGGAGGCGTGGCTGCAGGTGGTCGAGGAGTTCTGGGGGCCGATGCTCGCGCCCTCGAAGCCCGAGGTGCGCGAGCAGGTCCTCGGTGGGCTGCGCGCCACCGCCCAGTCCGCGGTCCGCTCCGGTCTGGGCTCGCTGCTGACGTTCGACCCGGTCGCCGCGCTGCGGAGCTATCCGGGCCCCAAGCTGTCCCTGGTGACGGACTACAACCAGGGGCCGGATGCGTACCAGAACCTCACGTCCGAGCTGCCGTCCCAGAAGGTGGAGCCCGTGACGGGCCACTGGGTGCAGCTCGATGCACCCGAGTGGGTGAATGGCGCGCTCGACCGCTTCCTCGCATCCGTGCGGTGA
- a CDS encoding alkaline phosphatase family protein, whose translation MIRALALMAALAALPAAARPPRLTLLITVDALGSDVLLRNRSRLQGALGRLLDTGAYFPYARYAYAKCRTAPGHTTLATGANPWRHGIVDNRWVDAATGKLVYAYVDPAHPVLEATQKPGSDSGPANLMAETLADRLRLATQERGKTVSVSFKSRSAIAMAGRLGQAWWFDTGVGKFVTGTWYTKEFPAWMKQFNERKLADASFGKKWELMRPREEYVGEDDRSYEADSYGLGRTFPHPLTGGLTAPGTDFYKAFAVSPDSHTLLVEAAKAAIAGEGLGQDAVPDLLAVSFSGTDEVFHEYGPYSWEMQDTMLRLDQALGALFAAAERAAGGRANLTIVLVADHGGATPPEQWAAAGLPAQRIQPKTVLQDVSAMVKERFGPDVTVLMEEMDVYLRGPALDSGKVEGAQVRRAVADWLAKQPHVLAAVTRDELYTAPDPMGYLTAVRKGYFPGRSGDVMYVPRPFHVLYYAPDGSNHGTPHSYDAQVPVVFAGKGIKPGLYLTETDPVNVAPTISALLEMGMPASAEGKPLTEVLTGK comes from the coding sequence ATGATTCGAGCCCTTGCCCTCATGGCCGCGCTGGCTGCCCTCCCCGCCGCCGCGCGTCCGCCCCGACTCACCCTGCTCATCACCGTGGACGCGCTCGGAAGCGACGTCCTCCTGCGCAACCGCTCCCGGCTCCAGGGCGCGCTGGGGCGGCTGCTCGACACGGGGGCCTATTTTCCCTACGCGAGGTACGCCTACGCGAAGTGCCGCACCGCGCCCGGCCACACCACACTGGCCACGGGCGCCAATCCCTGGCGGCACGGCATCGTCGACAACCGGTGGGTGGATGCCGCCACCGGCAAGCTCGTCTATGCGTACGTCGACCCGGCGCACCCCGTGCTGGAGGCGACGCAGAAGCCAGGGAGTGACTCGGGTCCCGCCAACCTCATGGCGGAGACACTCGCGGACCGCCTGCGGCTCGCCACGCAGGAGCGGGGCAAGACGGTGTCGGTGTCGTTCAAGTCGCGCTCGGCCATCGCCATGGCGGGCCGCCTGGGTCAGGCGTGGTGGTTCGACACGGGCGTGGGGAAGTTCGTCACGGGCACCTGGTACACGAAGGAGTTCCCCGCGTGGATGAAGCAGTTCAATGAGCGCAAGCTCGCTGACGCCTCCTTCGGCAAGAAGTGGGAGCTGATGCGTCCTCGCGAGGAGTACGTGGGCGAGGATGACCGGAGCTACGAGGCGGACTCGTATGGGCTGGGCCGCACCTTCCCGCATCCCTTGACGGGCGGACTGACGGCACCAGGAACGGACTTCTACAAGGCGTTCGCCGTCTCGCCGGACTCCCACACCCTGCTCGTGGAGGCGGCCAAGGCGGCCATCGCGGGCGAGGGCCTGGGACAGGACGCCGTGCCCGACCTGCTCGCGGTGAGCTTCAGCGGGACGGATGAGGTGTTTCACGAGTACGGCCCCTACTCGTGGGAGATGCAGGACACGATGCTGCGCTTGGACCAGGCGCTGGGCGCCCTCTTCGCCGCCGCCGAGCGCGCCGCGGGAGGCCGCGCCAACCTGACCATCGTGTTGGTGGCGGACCATGGCGGGGCCACGCCTCCCGAGCAGTGGGCCGCGGCGGGACTGCCCGCGCAGCGGATCCAGCCCAAGACCGTCCTCCAGGATGTCTCCGCGATGGTGAAGGAGCGCTTCGGCCCGGACGTCACCGTCCTCATGGAGGAGATGGACGTGTACCTGCGTGGCCCGGCGTTGGACTCGGGCAAGGTGGAGGGTGCGCAGGTGCGGCGCGCGGTGGCGGACTGGCTGGCGAAGCAGCCGCATGTGCTGGCGGCGGTGACACGCGACGAGCTCTACACCGCGCCGGACCCGATGGGCTATCTGACCGCGGTGCGGAAGGGCTACTTCCCGGGCCGCAGTGGCGACGTGATGTATGTGCCGCGTCCCTTCCATGTCCTCTACTACGCCCCGGACGGGAGCAACCACGGCACGCCGCATTCGTATGACGCCCAGGTGCCCGTGGTGTTCGCGGGCAAGGGCATCAAGCCCGGCCTGTACCTGACGGAGACGGACCCGGTGAATGTCGCGCCCACCATCTCGGCGCTGCTGGAGATGGGCATGCCCGCCTCCGCCGAGGGCAAGCCGCTCACCGAGGTGCTCACCGGGAAGTGA
- a CDS encoding acyl-CoA thioesterase, whose product MVEARLRVIYGDTDQMGVVYYANYFRYFEFARSEYFRAHGGSYREMESSGLMLPVAEASCAYKSPARYDDVLVIRATVSELRRASVVFTYELFREGEPRTLLCTGRTLHACVGRDGKPTRLPESVARLLEHPNAEP is encoded by the coding sequence ATGGTCGAGGCCCGACTTCGCGTCATCTACGGCGACACGGATCAGATGGGTGTCGTCTACTACGCGAACTACTTTCGCTACTTCGAGTTCGCGCGCAGCGAGTACTTCCGCGCGCACGGCGGCAGCTACCGGGAGATGGAGAGCTCCGGGTTGATGCTGCCGGTGGCGGAGGCGAGCTGCGCTTACAAGTCCCCGGCCCGCTACGACGACGTCCTGGTCATCCGCGCGACAGTGAGCGAGTTGCGCCGGGCCTCGGTCGTGTTCACCTACGAGCTTTTCCGCGAGGGCGAGCCGCGCACATTGCTGTGCACCGGTCGTACCCTGCACGCGTGCGTGGGCCGCGATGGCAAGCCCACTCGGTTGCCGGAGTCCGTGGCCCGGCTGCTGGAACATCCGAACGCTGAACCCTGA
- the glpX gene encoding class II fructose-bisphosphatase, whose translation MDRNLAMEVVRVTEMAAIASARLMGRGNKNESDQAAVDAMRRAFDSLNIDGTVVIGEGERDEAPMLYIGEKVGRRAEGDPGVDIALDPLEGTNLCAYGRPGSISVVAMSSRGGLLNAPDTYMEKLAVGPRARGAIDLRKSPTENLRAVAEKMKVYVEDLTVVVLDRERHQDLIKEVRAAGARIRLIEDGDVAGAIATCFEGTGVDVLMGIGGAPEGVISAAAIRATGGDMQGRLVPRNQGEIDRAKKMGITDMSKIYTAEELAHGEVMFAATGVTSGDFLKGVRFFGGGCETHSVVMRSKTSTVRFIQSLHKFDKKPGYAAI comes from the coding sequence ATGGATCGCAACCTGGCAATGGAGGTCGTGCGCGTCACGGAGATGGCGGCCATCGCTTCCGCCCGACTGATGGGCCGCGGCAACAAGAACGAGTCGGACCAGGCCGCGGTGGACGCCATGCGCCGCGCGTTCGACTCGCTGAACATCGACGGCACCGTCGTCATCGGCGAGGGCGAGCGCGACGAGGCGCCCATGCTCTACATCGGCGAGAAGGTGGGTCGCCGCGCGGAGGGAGACCCGGGCGTGGACATCGCCCTGGACCCGCTGGAGGGCACCAACCTGTGCGCCTACGGCCGTCCGGGCTCCATCTCCGTGGTGGCCATGTCCAGCCGGGGCGGGCTGCTCAACGCGCCGGACACGTACATGGAGAAGCTGGCGGTGGGCCCGCGCGCCCGGGGCGCCATCGACCTGCGCAAGTCCCCCACGGAGAACCTGCGCGCCGTCGCGGAGAAGATGAAGGTCTACGTGGAGGACCTCACCGTGGTGGTGCTGGACCGCGAGCGGCACCAGGACCTCATCAAGGAAGTCCGCGCCGCGGGCGCCCGCATCCGGCTCATCGAGGACGGTGACGTGGCTGGCGCCATCGCCACCTGTTTCGAGGGCACCGGCGTGGACGTGCTGATGGGCATTGGCGGCGCCCCCGAGGGCGTCATCTCCGCCGCGGCCATCCGCGCGACGGGCGGCGACATGCAGGGCCGCCTGGTCCCCCGCAACCAGGGGGAGATCGACCGCGCCAAGAAGATGGGCATCACCGACATGTCCAAGATCTACACGGCGGAGGAGCTGGCCCACGGCGAGGTGATGTTCGCCGCCACGGGCGTGACGAGCGGCGACTTCCTCAAGGGCGTGCGCTTCTTCGGCGGCGGCTGCGAGACGCACTCGGTGGTCATGCGCAGCAAGACGAGCACCGTGCGCTTCATCCAGTCCCTGCACAAGTTCGACAAGAAGCCGGGGTACGCTGCCATCTAG
- a CDS encoding type II toxin-antitoxin system RatA family toxin, producing MPGATRTIVINAPIEKVFDVITQYDRYPEFLSEVKAIRTANRKGNTVDVHYTVEVMKTVRYSIRVVEERPTRMAWSFIEGEVMKDNKGSWVLEPEGEGKTRATYNVEMALGLLVPKTIVNALVETSLPKMLESFKRRAEAP from the coding sequence ATGCCTGGCGCCACGCGGACCATCGTCATCAACGCCCCCATCGAGAAGGTGTTCGACGTCATCACCCAGTATGACCGCTACCCGGAGTTCCTCTCCGAGGTGAAGGCCATCCGCACCGCCAACCGCAAGGGCAACACCGTCGACGTCCACTACACCGTCGAGGTGATGAAGACCGTGCGCTACTCCATCCGCGTGGTGGAGGAGCGGCCCACCCGCATGGCCTGGTCTTTCATCGAGGGTGAGGTGATGAAGGACAACAAGGGCAGTTGGGTGCTGGAGCCCGAGGGCGAGGGGAAGACGCGCGCCACCTACAACGTGGAGATGGCCTTGGGCCTGCTCGTGCCGAAGACCATCGTCAACGCGTTGGTCGAAACGTCGCTGCCGAAGATGCTCGAGTCGTTCAAGCGCCGCGCCGAGGCCCCCTGA
- a CDS encoding ADP-ribosylglycohydrolase family protein, giving the protein MPPPRRRNAPQGPDPLLAQRRRGALLGLAVGNALSVPTAHRPLLSVPFPTMADGPHSHMTGGGPRALRKGQVTEEVQLACCLGHSLRDLKRYDAGDVLRRYRAWQPHAFEVSEALKEVLDECNSGLPPLGAARRVWLRGHRKSAGAGSLARIAPLGVYLASDTKARTTAALEDSALTHFDPRCQLACAAFTAALAKAVTSGADLKPEDLLTAAESGLLVAGAALGRSAPDYVQEVATASALLREDLARARDDDPRLYGPELHLHRTQHAIHVAFRLAFWELLHAPTAEAALVDVVHRGGDTEVHAAVTGALVGAFHGEEALPAEWRRLVLEVLATTKGPLWDVYHPRHLLSLVAT; this is encoded by the coding sequence ATGCCGCCGCCCCGCCGACGCAATGCCCCTCAGGGCCCCGACCCCCTCCTCGCCCAGCGACGCCGGGGCGCCCTGCTCGGACTCGCCGTGGGCAACGCGCTGTCGGTGCCCACCGCGCACCGTCCGTTGCTGTCCGTCCCCTTCCCCACGATGGCGGACGGCCCACACTCGCACATGACGGGCGGCGGCCCCCGCGCGCTGCGCAAGGGCCAGGTGACGGAGGAGGTGCAGCTCGCCTGCTGCCTGGGACACAGTCTGCGAGACCTCAAGCGCTACGACGCCGGGGATGTGTTGCGGCGCTACCGCGCCTGGCAGCCCCATGCATTCGAGGTCAGCGAGGCCCTGAAGGAAGTCCTGGACGAATGCAATTCCGGCCTCCCCCCCCTGGGCGCGGCACGGCGCGTCTGGCTGCGAGGCCACCGCAAGTCCGCGGGCGCCGGCAGCCTGGCGCGAATCGCCCCGCTGGGCGTGTACCTGGCGAGTGACACCAAGGCGCGCACCACCGCCGCGCTGGAGGACTCCGCGCTCACGCACTTCGACCCGCGCTGCCAGCTCGCGTGCGCCGCCTTCACCGCCGCGCTCGCCAAGGCGGTGACGAGCGGCGCCGACCTCAAGCCCGAGGACCTGCTCACCGCCGCCGAGTCAGGCCTGCTGGTCGCCGGCGCGGCCCTCGGACGCTCCGCGCCCGACTACGTCCAGGAGGTCGCCACCGCCTCCGCGCTGCTGCGCGAGGACCTGGCCCGCGCGCGCGACGACGACCCCCGCCTGTACGGGCCGGAGCTGCACCTGCACCGCACGCAGCACGCCATCCACGTCGCCTTCCGGCTGGCCTTCTGGGAGCTGCTCCACGCCCCCACCGCCGAGGCGGCCCTCGTCGACGTCGTCCACCGCGGCGGAGACACGGAGGTCCATGCGGCGGTGACGGGCGCGCTGGTGGGAGCCTTCCACGGCGAGGAGGCCCTTCCCGCGGAGTGGCGCAGGCTGGTGCTGGAGGTCCTCGCGACGACGAAGGGGCCGCTCTGGGACGTCTACCACCCGCGCCACCTGCTGAGCCTCGTGGCCACGTAG
- the surE gene encoding 5'/3'-nucleotidase SurE, which produces MPKPRILVSNDDGYFSEGLQALVEAVSPLGEVWVVAPDREQSAASHAISLHRPLRIKEVRERWFAVDGTPTDCAYLAIVHLLKDARPTLMVSGINHGSNLAEDVTYSGTVAAAMEGALLGIPAIAFSLVARGTFDFAPAARFARSIVTTALERPLPPRMLLNVNIPGGVEPEGYSVTRLGRHSYGYSVVEKEDPRGRKYYWIGGSEYQHEDIPGSDCNAVHLGRRVSVTPLHLDLTDHGRLEDLGSWSLPGYARHEPDGA; this is translated from the coding sequence ATGCCGAAACCGCGCATCCTCGTGTCCAACGACGACGGCTATTTCTCCGAAGGACTTCAGGCACTGGTGGAGGCGGTGAGTCCCCTGGGAGAGGTCTGGGTGGTGGCGCCGGACCGCGAGCAGAGCGCCGCGTCCCACGCCATCTCCCTGCACCGGCCCCTGCGCATCAAGGAGGTCCGGGAGCGGTGGTTCGCCGTCGACGGGACGCCGACCGACTGCGCTTATCTGGCCATCGTCCATCTCCTGAAGGATGCTCGCCCCACGCTCATGGTGTCCGGCATCAACCACGGTTCGAATCTGGCGGAAGACGTCACCTACTCGGGAACGGTGGCGGCGGCGATGGAGGGGGCCCTGCTGGGGATTCCCGCCATCGCCTTCAGCCTCGTGGCCCGGGGGACGTTCGATTTCGCGCCCGCCGCCCGGTTCGCCCGCTCCATCGTGACGACGGCGCTCGAGCGCCCGCTGCCCCCGAGGATGTTGCTCAACGTGAACATCCCCGGCGGCGTGGAGCCGGAGGGCTACAGCGTCACCCGGCTGGGCCGCCACTCATACGGGTACAGCGTGGTGGAGAAAGAGGACCCGCGCGGCCGGAAGTACTACTGGATTGGCGGCAGCGAGTATCAGCACGAGGACATTCCAGGCAGCGACTGCAACGCCGTGCATCTGGGCCGGCGGGTGTCGGTGACGCCGCTCCACCTGGACCTCACGGACCATGGCCGACTCGAGGACCTGGGGAGCTGGAGTCTCCCTGGCTACGCTCGACACGAGCCGGATGGTGCCTAG
- a CDS encoding peptidoglycan DD-metalloendopeptidase family protein, protein MVGASSRGDEASSSAPSGTFPFALRAAHAEPELVAVRHRVAPGETVYRIARTYGLTVEELKDANGIKDVRTLSVGQELTIPGVERSVPVEAPETLAAEADPEPVRTSRDAPPRRGGPVVARREEPPRRPSSRPGAARPRLATQGMIDWPLKGVLYGRFGKKGREPHDGIDLAAPSGTPVKTAQEGTVLYAGEQRGYGNIVIVEHSNRLITLYAHNRDLRVRTGQKVRREQVIATVGESGKTSGPHLHFEVRLDGKPVDPLDYLGPMPSS, encoded by the coding sequence GTGGTGGGGGCTTCCTCGCGCGGCGACGAGGCCTCTTCCTCCGCGCCTTCAGGCACCTTTCCCTTCGCGCTGAGGGCCGCGCACGCGGAGCCGGAATTGGTGGCCGTGCGTCACCGAGTCGCTCCGGGCGAGACGGTGTACCGCATCGCTCGCACCTATGGCCTCACGGTGGAGGAGCTCAAGGATGCCAACGGCATCAAGGACGTGAGGACCTTGTCCGTGGGGCAGGAGCTGACGATTCCCGGCGTGGAGCGCAGCGTGCCCGTGGAGGCTCCGGAGACCCTGGCCGCCGAGGCGGACCCCGAGCCCGTGCGCACGTCCCGGGATGCTCCGCCGCGCCGGGGCGGCCCGGTGGTGGCGCGGCGGGAGGAGCCTCCGCGCAGGCCCTCGTCACGTCCGGGCGCCGCGAGGCCCCGACTGGCCACCCAGGGGATGATTGACTGGCCCCTCAAGGGAGTCCTGTACGGCCGCTTCGGGAAGAAGGGCCGCGAGCCTCATGACGGCATCGACCTGGCCGCTCCCTCCGGCACCCCCGTGAAGACGGCCCAGGAGGGCACGGTGCTCTACGCCGGGGAGCAGCGCGGCTACGGCAACATCGTCATCGTCGAGCACTCCAACCGGCTCATCACGCTCTACGCCCACAACCGGGACTTGCGCGTGCGCACCGGGCAGAAGGTACGCAGGGAGCAGGTCATCGCCACCGTGGGTGAGTCTGGCAAGACGTCCGGTCCCCACCTGCATTTCGAGGTGCGCCTGGATGGCAAGCCCGTGGATCCGCTCGATTATCTGGGGCCGATGCCGTCCTCGTGA
- a CDS encoding tetratricopeptide repeat protein, with protein MTSRLRALPLIALLASAACDERPNVTPKDHAEGLYVKGTAEYLQGHFEAALASYEQMRALAPNDPRLPAARGEVYISLGKLAEASTEFEAALKLEPKRSTNWSRLGFVQAQLGKTDEALGSLRKAVALYPNDFNALEQLAEIHLKKGENDEAIRHFTLAAAAASGESKSELLLRAFEVLGKQGRHAELLALAQKSVNEGVRSSGVYTTLGDSLVRASKLREAAAAYQEAAGLAPRDPTLWELVGTIHMQLDKPGDAIAAYKESLRVKDRAIVHVALARIQLAMKSQEGAEQELAAALESVQGNDVRELKELADLLVTMGRKPDALRILANLSAEHDLQKDVALQLATAKLAHELKDVALRTAACARAAAADPAVKKCP; from the coding sequence ATGACCTCGCGCCTGCGCGCCTTGCCGCTGATTGCCCTGCTCGCCTCCGCTGCGTGTGACGAGCGTCCCAATGTGACGCCGAAGGACCATGCGGAAGGTCTCTACGTCAAAGGCACCGCCGAGTACCTCCAGGGTCACTTCGAGGCGGCGCTCGCCTCATACGAGCAGATGCGCGCGCTGGCCCCCAATGACCCGCGCCTGCCCGCCGCCCGAGGCGAGGTCTACATCTCCCTGGGCAAGCTCGCCGAGGCCTCCACCGAGTTCGAGGCCGCCCTCAAGCTGGAGCCCAAGCGCTCCACGAACTGGAGCCGCCTGGGCTTCGTCCAGGCCCAGCTTGGCAAGACGGACGAGGCCCTGGGCTCGCTGCGCAAGGCGGTGGCCCTGTATCCCAACGACTTCAACGCGCTGGAGCAGCTGGCGGAAATCCACCTGAAGAAGGGGGAGAACGACGAGGCCATCCGCCACTTCACCCTGGCCGCCGCGGCCGCGTCGGGGGAGTCGAAGTCGGAGCTCCTCCTGCGCGCGTTCGAGGTGCTCGGCAAGCAGGGCCGTCACGCGGAGCTGCTCGCGCTCGCGCAGAAGTCGGTGAACGAGGGCGTGCGCTCCTCGGGCGTGTACACCACGCTGGGAGATTCGCTGGTGCGCGCGAGCAAGCTGCGCGAGGCCGCCGCCGCGTATCAGGAGGCCGCGGGCCTGGCGCCGAGAGACCCGACGCTCTGGGAGCTGGTGGGCACCATCCACATGCAGCTGGACAAGCCTGGGGACGCCATCGCCGCCTACAAGGAGTCTCTGCGCGTGAAGGACCGCGCCATCGTCCACGTGGCGCTGGCCCGCATCCAGCTCGCCATGAAGAGCCAGGAGGGCGCGGAGCAGGAGCTCGCCGCGGCGTTGGAGTCGGTGCAGGGCAACGATGTGCGAGAGCTGAAGGAGCTGGCCGACCTGCTCGTCACCATGGGGCGCAAGCCGGACGCGCTGCGCATCCTGGCCAACCTGAGCGCCGAGCACGACCTGCAGAAGGACGTCGCCCTTCAGCTCGCCACGGCGAAGCTCGCCCACGAGCTGAAGGATGTGGCCCTGCGGACCGCCGCGTGTGCTCGCGCGGCCGCCGCGGACCCTGCCGTGAAGAAGTGCCCCTGA
- the lexA gene encoding transcriptional repressor LexA, with product MEELTDRQREILSFIVKETETRGFPPTIREIGEHMDIRSTNGVNDHLKALERKGYLNRGEQQSRSLVPTKRARLLLGLGAKRDAGMIEVPLLGKVAAGAPLLAQEHMEDSVKIDSFLLGGVNGREVFALRVKGQSMIDDGIHDGDYLFVKKTPAAQPGDIVVALIEDEATVKRYYPEGDRIRFQPANATMQPIYVSRTEFRSTMILGLVVGVYRKMQGGRA from the coding sequence ATGGAAGAGCTGACGGACCGCCAGCGCGAGATTCTCAGCTTCATCGTCAAGGAGACCGAGACGCGCGGTTTCCCGCCGACGATTCGGGAGATTGGCGAGCACATGGACATCCGCTCCACCAACGGGGTGAACGACCACCTCAAGGCGCTGGAGCGAAAGGGCTACCTGAACCGCGGCGAGCAGCAGAGCCGCTCGCTGGTGCCCACCAAGCGAGCCCGGCTGCTGCTGGGGCTGGGGGCCAAGCGGGATGCGGGGATGATTGAGGTCCCCCTGCTGGGCAAGGTCGCGGCCGGTGCCCCCCTGCTCGCCCAGGAGCACATGGAGGACTCGGTCAAGATTGACAGCTTCCTCCTGGGAGGCGTCAACGGCCGGGAGGTCTTCGCCCTGCGGGTGAAGGGCCAGTCGATGATTGACGACGGCATCCACGACGGCGACTACCTCTTCGTGAAGAAGACGCCGGCAGCCCAGCCGGGCGACATCGTGGTGGCGCTCATCGAGGACGAGGCCACGGTGAAGCGCTACTACCCGGAAGGCGACCGCATCCGCTTCCAGCCGGCCAACGCCACCATGCAGCCCATCTACGTGAGCCGGACGGAGTTCCGCTCGACGATGATTCTGGGTCTCGTGGTGGGCGTGTACCGCAAGATGCAGGGCGGGCGCGCGTAG